TTTGGtacattacttttaaaatatgggAGACAGAAATTACAAGTCTGTTATCTTTGATGAGTTGTATATAATGGACTTGATGCTTTCCTATGATTGTAAGCTTATCTGTTCTTTGTATGGTTGTTGAATTTAATTTTGAgcaacttttgttttaaattttttgcgCATATTTCTTTAATAACATAATTATGTAGCGCATTTATATAATTCTAAAGTTTTCAATCTTATTCAATGCTTAGAGCTGTAATGCGCATTAAGATTCCCGCTTCAGTTCATAATTATGACCTTCCTATAGCTGTCAAAATTAGTATAAGTAGCCACCATTACGTGTAATAATAAGAGAATCAACTCAATATTCTTTTCCCTTTTTGCTGAAATAATTGTCTTTATATGGAGTCCAATCTCAAGAcgaaagataaataaataagtcatttaaatatacaacatttatttaacaaaaatacctctttaaaatcataataatattttattattttaatcactTTTGGTAATAGTTGTACGATGATTAGATCACCATCGcaacattcaaaataaaaataatcttttaCTGTTTGATTATGCATTTTGTTAGACAAATTGTATCTTAgtttaaatataattaaacacATTAGGTAATCGTAGAAAAACCGGTTGTCACATTTCAATTGTCGTATATTTTCGATGACATTGTCTAAGATTTCATGACGAGATTGTTTTTAGTGTCTCTAAAACTGTAAAGAACTAATATTttgaaaccaacaaaaaaaagcacaaaattgGTCTTTAATGCAAAAAGAGTACGTCAATAAAGTTTGGGACTTTACACAATAGTTTATGTACTTTATCAATTACCAATCAAAATCAGCATTGATTCATTGTTAGTTTCTGCTACTTTTTGTGTGATTTTAACTGACTTGTAACTGAAAacgttccttttaaaattttcgAATGTCTTATAATATGaccatgtaataaaataaaatgtttttgcaTCCCAAAAAAAATGACTGGTACATACGATATATGTAGACATAAGAAAACACTGGCTTTCCACTATTGGTTGTGAAATTGTGAAATACTTTATAATTAAGCTGAATTGTATGGTTTGGTGCTCCAAAATCTATGTTTCATCTTCTTAGTGTTGATggtattttaaaattgtttacgTTTCgactttatcttttaaaatatgtacatatTCCTTTAATTTCTGACTATCCTTTTAATGTGACCAGAACGGGAATGAAAGAAATCATGGTTTTTAGTTTTGGTTTTGATTTGTggtatatgatatatatagttaaaatgtatgtttattaTGAAGTTAATTACATCTATCTTTTTCAGACAAAACGTCGCAGATCGCCAGCgatcaaaataaaacttgtgcGACGATACAATggttacataaaaaacaaatggTCTTTTTACATTATAATATATCATTTCAAATTAGATTACACTAAAAGTCACTGTACATGTTGAGTGACTTACCTTTGTTAAACGTTTACTGAACATATCCATACCTTTTATGGACGAATATCATCTATTGTTGATATTTCTTGAACCGTGTGAATGTTAAGTACCATTTGCTCTATTTTTAATAACgcaattttaattaaaaagggCCATTAAATACATGTTCAATACAAAGCTCATAAAAAATGACATAGTGTTAGATTTGATACTTATCTTCCAAATACTTTTCAAATCTTAGTTgaaatatagaaatttatttattcaaatgcaatgcCAAGATTGGACATATTTTATAAGGGAAAACGAATAATCATGATACTGGCCACaccacttttatatatattttcttatattatGGAATGAATTAATATTCTGCATGTTGGCTGAAAATGATAATCTCTTCCAAGTCAATCGTGGAATGTATTTGGAACAACGTAGAAACTCTCTTCTAAAGATATATCATGCTAATGATGATGACGTAATTTCTTCAGATTTCAACTTAACGGTTGGTCTCGCCAAttcttgtttcttttctttttccttatttctTCTTTTCAAACTAGGACTGTACCTAAATTTTACTATTATATCTTTGTCTCTACTCAGGTCTCGTATATTCTCGAAGTATTTATATTTTGGCTTAAATTCGTCTTCTTCTGATTCAGTTCTTGTACATCCATAAATATAACAGTCTGTCAATGTATCGTCCATCATTAAAGAAGGCGTACTAACTGAAAACAACGATGAAATTTAAAGTTCGGTAAATAACAGAATAGAGTAAAATCGTTAATTTTTTAAGTAATATATAATCTACTTGTTAAAACGTAGATGGCTTATGTTGCATTAAATGAatgagaaaacattttttttataatgatacataAACTGAACAAAAAACAAGTTAATGATCATCAAAACTTATTTCCATTTCAACTGCATTAAGATTTCTTACAATAAATGATCTGTGTAAATCAGCTCATGGAGATTACAACAGGACAAATGTAATCGATGAAgagattttaaattatttgaaaatttcaattaaGTCGACAATAATAAGGGGAAATGAGGACAATGATGACAACACGTCATCTCCATCTAACTGTCAGAGATTCAGattgaattataaaattgaaaattatagtgATCCAAGTTCGCACATTAAATGTACGTTCTCATTATCTAAAAGCAAGGGAAGCAATGTCGTATTCCCTTAACCCAAACTTTACTATTCGAAGAAGGGATAATAAATATCCTTATTTTGTCATCAAATTTGATACACGAATATGAAACTGGTCAAAAAAGTACTTGATatagattttaatatattttgtgaatACAAAATGCAATATTGGAAACTGTCATTATAAAATATCACAAGTGGTCCAGATAGAATCAaaagaaaaccttgaaaaaaatgaataataattattGTACACTTAATTTAACTACAATCCcctattgaataaccgtttcacagatgatatcggatatgttcgtaacgtcgtaactacaatccccttccctttctgTTTGCCTGTTtgcttttttctcatttttagcaatggcgttgtcagtttgttatgttcgtaacgtcgtaactacaatccccttccctttctgTTTGCCTGTTTGCTTTTTTGTCAtgtttagcaatggcgttgtcagtttgttttcgatttatgagattgactgtccctATAGTATCGTTTGTCCCTCCTTAAAAGGGTGGTAAAATACGATATCCTTGTTTCAAATTGTAGTGATCCAAAGTATTTTTGGAGCAGTATATATTAAAGATCAAATGAACCATCAAGTttaatttaaatctaaattacCTTTATAAGACCACTTAGAAAATTCTAAATAATTATCAGGAATCGTCGCTATGATGATTGGCACCgcagaatataaaataatatcagCAAAAGTAGCTTCTACCTAGAAGAAATTACACAACATTAATTACAACTTAGAGTTAATATTTGTATTATATACATAGAATTGTGAATGCAGGCAAAAATAATGACTCTACTGTAAATGTTATCAATATATACATAGTTAATCATGAATGAAGTCTAAGCATGAGTAAAATTACCCTAAATTTTTATCTTCAGCGTCACGGgataaacatgatataaaacaaaatgtatattttgaattattgtcaGTAGTATGTATTTCTACTTGACTGCAATGATGTTCATTTGTGATGCTCAACATGACAAAACCAAGCGCTCGACCAAATCATTCAACGCAACGAATAAAAAACCGCTGTCCTATTCCGGACTTAGTTAAGGCAGTTTAGAAGAAAAATGATGAGTAAAATGACATTTcaaaaaatcagtcaaaaaatgaCATTAAATATGAGGTATTTTGGTACTAATTTCTTTTTGTATTATGAtcttttatttgtgtattgataCTCGATGTAAATTTACTGCGGTCATTATACCGTTTTTTGCTAGATCATTTAGAACTTCACTTTATGAAATGTAtatgccaagtcaggaatatgataattgttctccattcatttgatgttattgatcttttgattttgccattggctTATAGAGcttctcggagttcggtatttttgtcattttactttttattattatcaaatgAAAGGTAACCCAAAGATAAAATAGTTTAGCATGGGATGATTTTATATCAGCCGATATATATACGTTTGATCTTGTTTATTAAAGTAACTGTCTGTGATAATCTTATGATATGATATTAATCATAGTTGTTGTGCTTGTATACTTTTTGTTTATGGTCAGGCTTCTGTGCGTTTTCCAGTGCATTTCGTAACTTATGCTTATTATTTAAATCATGATATGTGGTGTCAGCAATttaagaccaaaggacaatgatgCAAAGAAACACAGGTATTCATCTATGAACAAATTACATACCGTTTAGAAAGCTATAAATTAAGGCATGGGATAACACAACGTAAACTACATAAGTAGTATGAAACACTTTTTCTTTGATTAAAACTATAAAGTTCTAGATACCCCTTGTTTTACAGCATGTATTGGGAGAAAAGAGGCGGCGGATACCACAGGACATGTTGATGAGTTATATTAACTGAATATGCATCACGAAACAATGGTCTGGTAAATGACTCTGATCAACCTTTTTCTAATCGATCAATTAATTCATTAACCATCATTCATGGAGTTAAGTAATTTTCTTTTGTAGTCTCCATATTGTACAGTCACGTGTTTACTTTCTTAGTCCCCTTACTTACATCAAAATAACTttggttgaatatttttttgtagttATACTGTTATATCATCGACGTATACCTAACGTACCTGTCTATATATTAATATGACAATGACTGCACAATACGTTACTTTATCATTATTAACAAACTGTTTAGAATGATTGCGATTACACTCCTTCATTCATAATATTACTAAAACTAATTGACTATTAATATATTTGTAGACCTATTTACAGTATATTAGTTCCTTACATGAGAATTTAGTGGTTTTCTATTCATTCAAACATTTATCTTAGTCAACAACTCCCACAGGATGCTCAAAGCATGAATAATTAACACCAATAGTAATTTACACATCATTATTCATggttttgtttttgaataaatttcttAGTACCTCATAACACATGTTATGCAAACAGTGAGCCatatatgttcaaaatgtatttcaaattaaaacttGTTTCTAGTATGTaagttgaattttttttagcTCTTTTCTGGTATaaagatcaatatataaaaacGAAAGACAATTGTATATTCAATAGGACTTAAAAAGGTTGTAACAAAAATAAGTGGAACAAATCTGTAAATCTTTAAATCTCTTTACCCAAGTCCCAAGTACacgatgccccactcgcacaatCATTTTcgatgttcaatggaccgtgaaattggggtaaaaactctctAGAACATGCAGTTTCTTAATAGCCTGGCTTTGATTGTTGATAAAATTGACGCACTTTGTCATAATTTTAACAAGATCTCCAAATAAGATTTCTTTGAcagtttttacaattttgtattatTGTTAGAAGGTTGAAGCCCTAAAGCAAGTACATAAGAAACATAATTACTGAAACATGCAtctacgcgtctggcgtattaaagtataagcctggtacctttgataactatttacaccactgggtcgatgccactagtGATAGACGTTTCGTACCCGAGGGTATCaatagcccagtagtcagcacttcggtgttgacttgaatatcattatatggtaatgtttataaatttactgttatgaagtatgaattattcgaaatattaaggattttcttatccttaGCAAAGATAAACTAAGCCGTATTGGGctcaaccttttggaattttgggtcatcaatgttcttcaactttgtacttgtttggctttctaactattttgatctaaaaagtaaaataacaaaaatactgaactccgaggaaaattcaaatggcaaaatcaaacgaatagacaacaactgtcatattcctgacttggtacaggcatttttaaatatagataatggtggattgaatctggttttatagcactaaacctctcacttgtatgatagtcgcatcaatTTCAATGATGCGTGAAGAAAACAGACACAGTAGGTAAAAGTGTCAAAGTAGGATTTTATCACTCAccaccgtgtcacaatctcaattagaacaaaaacaaacaaatatttaacaaagaagcacaaaaaagcatcTATTAAATTTAACAACCGCATTCATTACTctcttatatatgtattttaaatcactaagcgtcactgatgagtcttgtgaaaacgaaacgcgcgtctagcgtatgaaattataagcctggtacatttgtTAAGTATATACTAATTTACAGGGAACATCTGAAGTTTGCTTTTTGATTGATGTTTAATGGTGTCTGATTTGAGAATTCCATGAACATTGAATTGctatataataacataaacataCTATTACTTATATCGGTCGGGCGATTTCTTTTtaacaaatcaaaacataaacttttttttaataatgggACCGTCAAATGAAACTTCTAACACCTTTCCTTTTTCATTTAACATTTCTTAAAATTCATAGCAGACAAGTGATTTCGCGAAATgtttaacttttgttttgtttatataggtTCTAACAGCTGACACATCTGAGACTTAGCATTCAGAGTCTATATTGACGTATTTTATTGAGTATGTTcatttatataaagtatataactaaAACTATACCCATATGAGGTTTCTATGGATGCATTTATTGGTTATACTCACTGATATACAATATCTAACATCTAAGACTTTACACATATGAGGTATCTATGAATGTATTTATTGGTTATACTTACTGATATACAATATCTAACATCTAAGACTTTACACATATGAAGTCTCGACGGACATAGAGGTGGAACACGAAGTGGATATTCCTTCCATTGTCGATGTTGACCAGGTCTAAGTCCATCACAAACTTTATACTCTTTCAGTAGAAGTATTTTCGTTTGGACTCCACCGTAGGTTATTATCTAAGTCAAATATAGTTTAATATTATCAACAACTAATATGATGCAAGTTAACTTCAGTAGTTGTAGTATCAACATACTTCAGTTTCTGTTTAAAACTGAGCGTACAATGCATAATTTGTTAGTTTTGATTATGGTCAATTCATTCAAACTAAAACTATGTTGTGATAAAACTGTACTCATAAAGATGACTTAAAAAAAGTCTTACGGCAGCTTGTTGTATGAAGTATGAAGCATACTATGTGATCTTGTAATGCAGTCACATCAAATGAAGACTACCTCTCCAAATACACATTTTTTCAATATCCGAATTTTGTGATATATATTAGGCGTTTTCTTTCTCAAATATGCACTCGCAGCGTagctaccattttttttaaaactgatacgactaaattaccaactatagctttgttttaagtttcataCCTGTTTTAATTGTAAACTAACAGCACCAGATTTTCTTATGGACATATTGTGAACGAGTATTTCGGCTCTGAGAATTTCACCCGGAACACAGGCACGCTTCGGTAAAGATAGAGTACATGAAACTCTCCCCGGACGACAACAAAGAGTGCTGACTGACCTCTCAGCATGATCTTCCAACCGATGAGGCGACTGCAAGTTAAAATAAGGTTTGCATCATgactaaatattaaatatatacatatataaatattgaatgtgAAAACGTATAGCTTGATTTTATGTGTTAATATTGGCCTGAAAGGTGATGTTTTCAGGAgactatttattttaaatataaataatttttattgatatgtcATGTACCAATTAAGCTGATCTGTTATCAAATAGTCTGTTTTATGTGTGTTGGCGTTTATTTTTGCTGCATTTCAGTATTTCTGTTTTTCCGTTGTTTTCCTGTAATAGCTAACGTGTTTCTCTCGGTTTAAGATTTTAAACAAGATTTT
The window above is part of the Mytilus galloprovincialis chromosome 4, xbMytGall1.hap1.1, whole genome shotgun sequence genome. Proteins encoded here:
- the LOC143073515 gene encoding arrestin domain-containing protein 17-like: MSVTSIELQLESENLVYFSGQRVKGALILQIGLPVIIAGVEVRFRGAARAKWRETVQNGTHRTDIEHEKEEIYFDDRFCLWGKVNHTNRWEGREVLQRGRHMFPFQYKVPECVPCSFEGPDAHIRYSVQGIIIRYNGECISSQRIINVLREYDPRREPKDSAANSSPHRLEDHAERSVSTLCCRPGRVSCTLSLPKRACVPGEILRAEILVHNMSIRKSGAVSLQLKQIITYGGVQTKILLLKEYKVCDGLRPGQHRQWKEYPLRVPPLCPSRLHMCKVLDVRYCISVEATFADIILYSAVPIIIATIPDNYLEFSKWSYKVSTPSLMMDDTLTDCYIYGCTRTESEEDEFKPKYKYFENIRDLSRDKDIIVKFRYSPSLKRRNKEKEKKQELARPTVKLKSEEITSSSLA